AATACTCTGAAGAATAATTTATAACGGTTTCAATCATCGAGATAGGAGCTGGATCAAGAGGAGTTTCAGCTCTACCAAGCTTTCCAACAGCTGAGGTAACCTCTGGTATTGATTGAATTAGTATATCCTGTTTTCGCAATACATCTTTTACCTCACCAATTGAAGCATGCGGCATTGTTGTAGGCATAAAAAGAAAAGCACCTTCATCAAGGTCCGGCATAAATTCTTTACCCAATCCGGGGAAAGTGTGCGATACGGCGACATAAGGTCTTGATGATTTTATAAAATCTGGCAAAAATCCTGTAACTCTGGGGAATCCCAGCCAAGCGCAGAGACCAAGAAAAATAATGCAGACCGGAAGGGATATGAATAATAATTTATGATTCAAGCACCAACGTAACATTGTTGGATAACCCCTACGAAACATTTCAAAAAACATCATCAAGCCACCAATAATTACCACTACGAAGAGGTAATTATTTAACATTCCCTTTTCTGGTCCCAAAGGCAGCCACGAATTAGTAAGGACCCAGGCGACCATAGCCACAACGATCCAGTTTTCAAACAACTCCAGTTTATTAAGAATGTTATTGTTAACGAATAGAGATAAAATACTTTTAAATGCCAGATATATGAAAAACAGCCCAATCCACCACTTCACCAAAACTGATAAAGCTACACCTGAAAACATATAACTTGCTGTTTTAACTAAAACCTTCTTTTTGGTTCCCTGCTTCTTAATTCTTGTAAAAACTATCTGAGCCAGAGGTGGTAGAATTGTCAGGGCAACAACTATCGAGGACAACAGAGCAAAAGTTTTCGTATATGCAAGTGGTTTAAAGAGCTTACCTTCCGCACCGTCCATAGCAAAAACAGGCAGAAAACTGACTATCGTCGTGGCAACGGCAGTCATTACGGCACTACCGACTTCAACGGTTCCTTCATATACACATACCAATTTACTGACTGACCGAGGCATTTGCTCCATTTTTTTAAGAATGTTTTCACAAATGATAATCCCCATATCAACCATAGTTCCAATCGCAATGGCTATACCGGATAAAGCAACAATGTTGGCGTCCACTCCAAAAGTACGCATAGCCATAAAACACATCAAAACAGCAAATGGCAGCAAAGACGAAATGACCAAAGAACTGCGTAAATGCACTACTGCAATCAGCACAACAATGATCGTTATCAATATTTCCTGAATTAAAGCTGTATTAAGAGTTCCAAGGGTTTCGTTGATCAATCCTGAACGGTCATAAAAAGGAACAATTGAAAGTTTACTTTCTGTTCCATCCGGTAAAATTTTAGAGGGTAGTCCTGGACTGATATCTTTAATTTTTTCTTTAATATTCTTGATGACTTTTAAAGGATTTTCTCCATAACGGACAACAGCAACGCCGCCAACGACTTCTGCTCCACCCTTATCAAGAGCACCTCTGCGCAGAGCAGGACCTTTGGTAACTCTGGCAACATCTTTCACATAAATAGGAATATTATTAACAACTTTGACTACTGATTCTTCAATATCAGACATTTTTTTTATGAAACCAACACCGCGAATGACATATTCTGCGTTGTTGATTTCAATTGTGCGCGCGCCTACATCTAAATTAGAATTTTTTACAGCTTTATAAATATCATTCAGGGTCACATGGGCAGCACGCATGGCATCAGGATCAACATCTATCTGGTATTCCTTTACAAAACCACCAACAGACGCAACCTCACTAACACCTTCGGCGGAAAGGAGAGCATATCGAACATACCAGTCCTGAACAGATCGCAATTCATCAAGATCCCACCCACCGGTTGGATTACCATCAGGATCTCTACCTTCAATAGTATACCAGTAAACCTGTCCCAAAGCTGTAGCATCAGGACCTAGCGAAGGTTTAACTTCCGTCGGCAATGTTCCTGCAGGAAGACTGTTTAATTTTTCAAGCAACCGGGATCTGGACCAATAAAAATCAACATCTTCATTAAAAATAACATAAATAGTTGAAAACCCGAACATGGAGTAACTACGAACGGTTTTAACTCCGGGAACTCCAAGCAAAGCAACGGTCAAAGGATAGGTTATCTGATCTTCTACGTCCTGAGGAGATCTACCCATCCATTTAGTAAAAATTATCTGCTGATTTTCTCCAATGTCGGGAATTGCATCTACAGGAACAGGTGACCTCTCCACTCCATTTAAATGCCAGTCAAAAGGCGCTGTATAGAGCCCTCCTCCGATAACCAGTAATAGTAAAACCGCCACTACCAGCTTTTGTTCCAAACAAAAAAGAATTACTTTTTCAACTAACGTGCGGGCTACGGGACGACCTGTGTCTGAATTTGCATTATCGTTTTCATGCATTTTCTTAGTACTCATAATTAACCTGCCTATTTATCGTCCTTCAGCTGCCTTTGTACTTCACCGCACTCCTGCATGGCTTTTCCAAAATACGGATTACGAATTTTTTGATCATTCTGGAGCCATTTAGCTCCCTTAAAATCAAAAGCCATGGGGCAGAATATTTCATAAACAGGATGATCAGCTTTAATTCCCAGCTGCGAAACAGCGTCAATCATGCCATAAGAAATCGGTTCAAGTCCTGAACGCGCTCCAACGATAGAATCAGATGTTCGAACTTTCTCAATTCCAGAATTGATCTGTTCGAGCGACTTCATCCAGATTTCATTTGCTTTTGTACTAAGAACGCCACTGTCTATTTTATTAAGTTTCTCAGCCATATTCGCAATTTCAGCCTGAGCCTGACTAAGATTATCTGCGGCAAGCGCACCTACAAACAACTCATAAGCATCATAAACATCGCTCAGAGTGACCCTAAACGATTCAGGAACATCTATCCTGTTTTGATTATTTTTTTCAGCAAGTAATGAAATAGAAAAGACCTTATCAAGAGCTTTGAAATGCTCTGTTGTTTCTGAAAGGGCCAGCTCAAGTCTGTGAGAATCTTTAACGGAACGGCCTATAACAGCATCGTTTGACAAAAGCATGGAAAGCTCTTTCCATGCCAGCGATGAATCTCCCTTGAGTCCGGCTCCGTCTATATTTTGAACCTGATCAAAAAAGTTCGAAAAAGCCTTCTTTGAAGCGTCAATATCCCCGGATTTTGCTGTTGCAACTAAATCCTCATAACTTTTTTTAAGAAGAACAATTTTTGAGATGAAAAACGGAGGAAGAGTTGATTCTGCTGAAACAGAATGTCCTGCATGCTCTTTACCTGTATCCAAAGGCTCAATTCCAGTTTCAGTATTCATCATACTGGGCTTGGCTATAATCTGGACGGCACTGTCAATATTGAAGTTGCCTTTTGTAACAACCTCTTCACCTTCAGAAAGACCGTATTTAACGACATAATAATCTCCGGCTTTAGGTCCCAAGACTATCTCACGCCCTTCGTAAACGCCTTCTTTGCCCGGAACAGCAACGTAAACAACTGCCCTGCGCCCTGTTACAAGAGGCGCGGAAGCAGGAATAACTAAATTTGTTTCTTTTTTTTTATCCGTTACGTTGACAGCTTTAACAAACATACCGGGCTTAAGTTTACTGTCCTTGTTCGTAACATCCAATCTAACTCTTATTGTTCTCGTCTTTTCATTGACCATCGGATCAATATAAGAAACCTTGCCTTCAAATCTTTCTCCGGGGAAAGCTTCAGTTGTAAATTTTACGTTCATTCCCATCTTGATCCATGGAAGATCCGATTCATACACCTCAAGAATAACCCAGACTTTTCTCAAATCCGCAATTTTATAAACAGGTGTACCTGTTTTTACATACATTCCTTCATCAACATCTTTCTGAATAACAATTCCGCTTAATGGGGAGTAAAGAGTTACATGGTCCGCAGCCTCCCCTCTTTGAATAATGGCATTTATCTGCCTTGCAGATAATCCTAGTAATTTTAACTTTTCTCTGGCTGCTCTTTCAGTTCTTTTAGCTGTAGATTTGACAACTTTTAAAGAACTTCCTTCAAGAGCCTTGATAGCTTTCACCGACTGAATCAACTCAGCCTGAGCAGTCATCAGCTCAGGGCTGTATATGGAAGCCATTGCCTGCCCTTTTCGAACAGGGCTACCAGTGTAATCTATGTAAAGTTTATCAATACGCCCGCCAGTCCAAGCCGTAATTATACCCATACGGGTTTCATCATAATCAACTTTGCCAAGCATTCTTGTCTGGACACTAACGGCCATTCTTTTAACTTTATCTGTAACTATACCGGCAAGCTTTCTAGATCTTGGAGTTAAACTTATCTGCCTCAGTCCCAAAACTTCATCACCTGAGGCTCCACCCTTTTCAAGAGGGATGAGATCCATAAAACATATGGGACATTTTCCGGGATTTGGAAGTTGAATTTGAGGATGCATTGAGCATGTCCAGACGATGTCTGTTTTTGATGAATTTTCATTTGAAGCAACATGCTCTACATGTTCAGAAGGCTTACTTTCAGCTTCTTCAAAAAGACCTGAACTAAAATATCCCGCAGCAAAAGCAATCAAAATGCCTACTGCAATTAATGACAAGAATGTTTTTTTTGATTTGGATGACATCTCTTTCCCCTATATTTTACTGCTTATCTGGATCACGCGGATAAACTGACGGAAGCATCTGTCCATGAACAGAGCATGGAATTTCTCTACCAACCAGATATTCAATAGCAGCAACTTTTTTTGCTTGTTCCGCTAACGCCCGGTAATATGAAAGATTGAATTCAATAAGAGTTCTTTCAGCATCAATAAGATCACTTGAAGTTGCAGATCCGGACTGGAAAGCTTCAATGGTGACTCCTAGAGATTGCTCTGCTTTTGGTGTTAACGTGTCATGATATAAATTAACTTTTCTAATGGCATCCTGATACCGGTAAACTTCAAGCTCCAAATCGGCCTCAAGATCTCTTTCAAGACCGGAACGAGCACGCTTTGCAGCCCGGACACTGTTTTTAGCTTCTGAAAGTTGAGCTTCCTGTTTATCAAACCAGATGGGCAGGTTTACGGACATACCGGCAACAATAGGATCGCGTTTTGAGTTAGTCACATTGGGCGATCTGGATTTACCAGTCTGGATGTAATCAAGACCAAACGTAAAATCAGGAAAATAATCCTTTTCTGCCAACTGGACCCCTATCTTTTCCATGTCGATTTTATGATCGAGAGCTTTTAAACGGGGATTACCGGATTTGAAAATTGATTTTAGCTCGTCCAGTTTCGGCTTTATGACCATTACAGGAATATTTTCGGGCATCGGCAGCTTACGGTCTGCAGGACTGTTTATGACTGATAATAATTTTGCGATGGTAGGTTCTTTATATGCGTTTAATGAATCGAGCCTGTTCTGTAATTTTCCAAGTTCAACCTGAGTTTTTATAACACCATCGTAACCACCGGTTCCTGCGGAATATCTCGCTCTGGCCACATTCTCCAGGTATTCCATCAGGGCGATATATTCTTTGGTTACTTTTATGGCTTGAGCCAAATAAGCATAATCATAATATGCTGTTTTAACTTTATAAAAAATCTTCAGTTTTAAATCATCAAATTTTGCCTTCTGAATATCAGCACTTTTGAGAGCCTTTTCTCCTCTTAGTCCTAATTTCCCAAACCATGGAAGAGTCTGACTCAAGCCATATTTAAATTCCTGTGGTCCTGTTCTTGTTTCAACAGGCTGGATAAACCATCCAAAATTAAACCTTGGATCAGGTAGACTTGATACACTGCCTTCCCTTTGCAGAGCAGATTTCCATGCATAAAAGGCAGAATACAGCTGATCATTACTTCGGGCTGCTTCAACCAGATAATTACGCAATGATTTGAGACTATCAGTATCACCACTCACAGCCTCGCCATTCAATGAACTTGAACCAGAATCGTCCGCATAGATACAATTAGGTGAATAAACCAATGCTAAGGAGGCAATCAAAAAACAATATATAAATTTATGCTTATAGCTCCTGCTCATTATAATCTCCTGATTCGAAATCAAAACTTTTTTAAAATTACAAGCAAACATTATTCCATTCTAAATTGGTATAGAATTTACAATAATTATTTTTCATATCAACAATACCTTTTTTTTAAAATTTGTAAAATTTAGAATCAAAAGTGCATGTATTTTCACCAATCAGTGCAAATATACGCGTTTAAAAACAGCTTTGCACAAGATAAATTGCTTAATCTCGCATTTTATCATACTATTTTAGTATACAATAAAAAGTTGTGAAAATATTTGCACTTATAAGATCAATTTTACTTAGTCACCTTAATTAATTTTATTTAACATGCTAAAATATAATAATAAAATTTTATTGGAACACATCATGTAAATAAAACTGAAGAATGTGGGAATATTTAGAAATTGATGTATAGTTGAAGCTACATATTTTATTCTACCCTGTAGCCCTAAATTTTATATTATGAAGATAAGATCAAAACTTTTAATAATACTTCTTTCTGTCTCTATAATACCGCTAGCCGTTATACAAACTGGCATAGTTGATTCATTACACTTGTTATCCAATG
This genomic window from Maridesulfovibrio bastinii DSM 16055 contains:
- a CDS encoding efflux RND transporter permease subunit yields the protein MSTKKMHENDNANSDTGRPVARTLVEKVILFCLEQKLVVAVLLLLVIGGGLYTAPFDWHLNGVERSPVPVDAIPDIGENQQIIFTKWMGRSPQDVEDQITYPLTVALLGVPGVKTVRSYSMFGFSTIYVIFNEDVDFYWSRSRLLEKLNSLPAGTLPTEVKPSLGPDATALGQVYWYTIEGRDPDGNPTGGWDLDELRSVQDWYVRYALLSAEGVSEVASVGGFVKEYQIDVDPDAMRAAHVTLNDIYKAVKNSNLDVGARTIEINNAEYVIRGVGFIKKMSDIEESVVKVVNNIPIYVKDVARVTKGPALRRGALDKGGAEVVGGVAVVRYGENPLKVIKNIKEKIKDISPGLPSKILPDGTESKLSIVPFYDRSGLINETLGTLNTALIQEILITIIVVLIAVVHLRSSLVISSLLPFAVLMCFMAMRTFGVDANIVALSGIAIAIGTMVDMGIIICENILKKMEQMPRSVSKLVCVYEGTVEVGSAVMTAVATTIVSFLPVFAMDGAEGKLFKPLAYTKTFALLSSIVVALTILPPLAQIVFTRIKKQGTKKKVLVKTASYMFSGVALSVLVKWWIGLFFIYLAFKSILSLFVNNNILNKLELFENWIVVAMVAWVLTNSWLPLGPEKGMLNNYLFVVVIIGGLMMFFEMFRRGYPTMLRWCLNHKLLFISLPVCIIFLGLCAWLGFPRVTGFLPDFIKSSRPYVAVSHTFPGLGKEFMPDLDEGAFLFMPTTMPHASIGEVKDVLRKQDILIQSIPEVTSAVGKLGRAETPLDPAPISMIETVINYSSEYLTDKSGNRLRYKFDPDQIDYFRDIKGNPVAAPDGYPYLVKGYYDRDESGNLIPDEDGKPFRLWRQALDPDLNNGRKSWKGINSPGDIWKSIVKVATIPGVTSAPKLQPIAARIVMLQSGMRAPMGIKIKGPDLKTLEKVALEFEKYMKQVGSVQPEAVIADRIVGKPYLEIVIDREAIARHGIMLSQVQSVIEVAVGGKVVTTTVEGRERYPVRVRYLRELRDNIDSLGKILVSAPGGEQVPLNQLAEIRYVRGPQVIKSEDTFLVGYVLFDKKPGFAEVDVVEQAKAFLQSKIDSGELVIPSGVSYEFAGSYENQIRAQKKLELILPLALLFIILILYMQFKSLTTTMMVFSGIFVAWSGGFLMVWLYGQSWFMNFSVLGTPMRELFQIGPINLSVAIWVGFLALFGIASDDGVIMATYLDESKKKRSMGSIAEIRETVVSGAERRIRPALMTSATTILALLPILTSTGRGSDIMVPMAIPSFGGMSIAILTVYVVPVLYCAVEELKFKNKIKK
- a CDS encoding efflux RND transporter periplasmic adaptor subunit, with translation MSSKSKKTFLSLIAVGILIAFAAGYFSSGLFEEAESKPSEHVEHVASNENSSKTDIVWTCSMHPQIQLPNPGKCPICFMDLIPLEKGGASGDEVLGLRQISLTPRSRKLAGIVTDKVKRMAVSVQTRMLGKVDYDETRMGIITAWTGGRIDKLYIDYTGSPVRKGQAMASIYSPELMTAQAELIQSVKAIKALEGSSLKVVKSTAKRTERAAREKLKLLGLSARQINAIIQRGEAADHVTLYSPLSGIVIQKDVDEGMYVKTGTPVYKIADLRKVWVILEVYESDLPWIKMGMNVKFTTEAFPGERFEGKVSYIDPMVNEKTRTIRVRLDVTNKDSKLKPGMFVKAVNVTDKKKETNLVIPASAPLVTGRRAVVYVAVPGKEGVYEGREIVLGPKAGDYYVVKYGLSEGEEVVTKGNFNIDSAVQIIAKPSMMNTETGIEPLDTGKEHAGHSVSAESTLPPFFISKIVLLKKSYEDLVATAKSGDIDASKKAFSNFFDQVQNIDGAGLKGDSSLAWKELSMLLSNDAVIGRSVKDSHRLELALSETTEHFKALDKVFSISLLAEKNNQNRIDVPESFRVTLSDVYDAYELFVGALAADNLSQAQAEIANMAEKLNKIDSGVLSTKANEIWMKSLEQINSGIEKVRTSDSIVGARSGLEPISYGMIDAVSQLGIKADHPVYEIFCPMAFDFKGAKWLQNDQKIRNPYFGKAMQECGEVQRQLKDDK
- a CDS encoding TolC family protein — translated: MSRSYKHKFIYCFLIASLALVYSPNCIYADDSGSSSLNGEAVSGDTDSLKSLRNYLVEAARSNDQLYSAFYAWKSALQREGSVSSLPDPRFNFGWFIQPVETRTGPQEFKYGLSQTLPWFGKLGLRGEKALKSADIQKAKFDDLKLKIFYKVKTAYYDYAYLAQAIKVTKEYIALMEYLENVARARYSAGTGGYDGVIKTQVELGKLQNRLDSLNAYKEPTIAKLLSVINSPADRKLPMPENIPVMVIKPKLDELKSIFKSGNPRLKALDHKIDMEKIGVQLAEKDYFPDFTFGLDYIQTGKSRSPNVTNSKRDPIVAGMSVNLPIWFDKQEAQLSEAKNSVRAAKRARSGLERDLEADLELEVYRYQDAIRKVNLYHDTLTPKAEQSLGVTIEAFQSGSATSSDLIDAERTLIEFNLSYYRALAEQAKKVAAIEYLVGREIPCSVHGQMLPSVYPRDPDKQ